Genomic segment of Synchiropus splendidus isolate RoL2022-P1 chromosome 4, RoL_Sspl_1.0, whole genome shotgun sequence:
TTTAATGAACCAAATATGGACCTAAACCTATTGAATAAATGAAGTTACTTTACATCatacctgggcaaagtgtgacTTTGGGACCACATGCAGCCTTTGACTTTATCTATGAGGTGAAGAGATGGAAATGAAAGTATAAACCTTCTTCTGTTTCAGTGACCAAAAAACGTTCCTGTCTTGTTAACTATTACATCGGCAgataaccagcgcttagtcctggtGAGGGTCGCCGGGAGAGCTGGAGCCGATCCGAGCggtcactgggcgagaggcaggaatccaCCGTGGACAGGTCGCcggtccatcgcagggcacacacaccattcacacacacacacctaggggcaagTTTAGAGTGTCCCATTGACCTAGTGATTgtaggactgtgggaggaaaccagagtacccggagaaaacccacatcgagaacatgcaaactccaacCAGAGCTGAAttcaaaccctgaaccttctgtGTTGCCTATTACTTATGACTAATTCTAAATATAATTTATCATGGCTCTTCATTAACGCGTGACTCTTCAATGCTTACTTTGTTGAAACAACTTAAAACACAAAGAAGTAAGTCTTATTTGATTAGTAGACACCAACCAGCAACAAAGGTGTATGAGACAGATAGACTATTTCTTtaagtgaaaatatttgtggCATTAGAAGACAGAAACATGTCATGTCTTACCACAGTCGTGATAGCTATATTGCACTAGAAAGTGTGAATTCAGACAGACGAATTAATACATACaataataaattgtataaaATTACGTATTTTGTGCTTTTGTTGTATgagagttttatttttcatttttattacttGCTGTATTAAAAACCATAAAATACAATGGAAAATGCACAATTTTTTAGCTGGCAGGAATTGAGAACATGATTTTTGCCTAGGTGGATTTGGATTTTAAAGTTGTTGCCACAAAACACTCCAGACAACAGATTGTTTTATTGCAAATCATCCATAATTTTGGAGTAATACTTACTTAATATTTCTCTTAATTACTGAGGTCTTGTTTCTACAGACAATGTATTTAATGAAGTCTGGATAAGTATTTGAGCAGGTTTAACCTTAGCTCTTTTTACATCTATTGACGGTGCTGGAGCAATATTCGTGTGTTGCGTCAGTGAAAAACGGACACTGTGATTTATAGTGTTGGAAATAGTCACACGAAACGAGTGCGGCGCTTTAGTGCGCTTGCGCAGGACACTCATtcgtcatttcctgtctggcCGAGGCGGCAGCAGCATCAACAGCCACACGGCTACAACCAAGCAAACATGTCAGAGAAAAAGAATACGGTAGACTTGGGTCTcctggaggaggacgacgagTTTGAGGAGTTCCCAGCTGAAGGTAGGTGTTATACGTACTATTTTCCCCCGTGTCTTTTGCCTTTTAAAACTCTTGAGTGCTTACTTTAGGGTAGCTGTGACTCAGCTACTATTGCTAGCATTAGCCGGCTAATTTGCTACTGCGCACCGTTTCGCGTTTTAACCCGACATACCGCCGGTCCAGATAAAATATGAATAGGCGTGTTCGAATATCGAATATTGAAACATTCGTCTGTTGCTCCCTCTGAAAACCGTGGTGTTCAGTGATTTGCCGTGGACGCGTGGATGTCGTCTCTGGTCATTGTTGAGCACCAGAGGCGAAGAGAGTCTGACACTTTCCTCAATGTGAATCCATCGTTCAGAATAGAAACGATAGGCGAAGATTACAAAGGTGAAGATGAACATCATTGTTGCACTGTAATTCTCAGACTGGACGGGCCTGGATGAAGACGAGGATGCCCATGTTTGGGAGGACAACTGGGACGACGACAACGTCGAGGATGACTTCTCAAATCAGCTCAGGTAAGTTGAATGACACTTTTAGCAAGACTAGTTTTCTTAACTGCTGGAATTGTAGGTTGACCCGTCATGCCATTGTTTATGTACTTAAATGCTTAGCAGTGTCAAAACACTGGAATACTCAGATATAGACTATATATATCAAATGGTGTGTCTGAGGGACAGGCCTTTCCCTGCAATAAATCAATATGGAATGTGAAAGTTTTGTACTTGTAGCTGTGTACTGTCCCATCAAACTTCATCGTTCcccgctaaaaaaaaaaaaaaaaaagctttgcatTTCTTGTGGCGTTTACTGTATGCCTTTTTTTAGTGTAGCGTTCTTTGGTCCAATGAAGCAAACTGGTCAATGAGGACAgtttctgttctgtttggtATTCAATTTACCTATTGACTACCTCACTTGGAGTTGTATAATTATTGTAAAAAGGGGGCTGTGGATGTACTTTTGTCAATTTGTCCATGAGAagttaatgtttaatgttttcaGTGTCGGTTTTCTGCCTATTGCattgtccaggtgtttttagtCTGAGTGGTTGATGAAGCTGCTAACActgagagaaattcaaatttcactgCCATTGTTATGTGCACAAAGCCTTGTTCTCTAATTTCAGATGTTTTCTGGAAAGGAAAACCCTTCTGGAAGTTGTTAAAAACGTGAATGTCAAGTCCTTTCAGGGGCAACGTGATAGTCATTACGGTGTTAATTATGAAATCGTGGCAGGCACTTTACAATGTCAGTTGTCAGTGTTTTAACATCATTGATATTTAATCATAGTATATGTAAAAGCAATAAAGTTACAAATATGTAACTACTGTTCAATTCCTGAAAATTGTCTCGAGCAATATTGTGGGAATGTcccttttttaattattttttgtcttAATACGAGTACTCACATTTGAGTACTTGCCAATGCTGAGTATCAGTGCAAGTAACTGATAAAACCATGTTAAATGAAGTTTTTTCTCCCGGCACATATGCTtgaacaaacatgacatgactgccacagatttcactttcaacatttcaagtttGGCCTGTGCAATCCATGCATATGCTGATAAATAATATCTAAGGTCCTGGTACCACCTACTGGCTTACTTACCCTTCGTTTATCACGGGGGGTAATATTCCAGCACCATAATGGAAGGAAGTAGCAGCTCCGTACTGTAACCTCAGGTTATCGCGGGATAGTGcagatcatcaaataaaatcacTCTGTGTAACTACTAATGTCATGActtttcttgaattaaacatgtttaaaaccATGATCATGAAAACAATCTTTTCTGATCTTGCTttccaaggtttttttttagtcatttcaTCTATATCATTAGAGAACTTGAGTGGGTTTTCTGCCCTCTCCGGATTACAGAACTTCTCCAATGAGCACCTATCACTGCAGTTGTGACTATGAACACTTCATGGGCATCTACTCTGGTGAGGTTCTGTCACTGAAAATGATGCCGGCGTTGTATAGATAACCATGTCGGTGCTGAACGGTTGGTAATTCTTGCGTCCCCTAAGCTGTGTACACAAAAGCACGAGCGACATGCTGCTGATTCGAACTGAGGGGGCTCAGTCTGTGTCTGTGAGAGTTGACAGCCCTGTAAAAACCTGTGATGCACTGAATACGCGGAATGAAGCGAGGGAACACTGTTGTTGCCATGGAGTGCTGACATGAACATGTATTTGATGTATTGAGTATGAGTACGGCGGAGTAGGCCAGTATCAGTGCGAATGCTAATTTTTTGGACACATTAAGCTCAtgtttgagtaaaaaaaaatttcagCTCCTGTTCCAGCTGATGTATGAGAACCAGAGGAGTCTTCTTTGGTCTGTAATAAACACCTTTCTGAAAAGCTCCATCGCAAGGACCTCAAATGTTGTGACTCTTATTGTTTCTAAGGTTGTAGCATTGCttttaataatttattgttACGATTTATTATTTGAAGCTTTTCGTCTTTAGAAATAACCTGCTCCCGTTTTAAATGTCTCAGACAATCAAAAACAACTCTGACACCTGCATGCATCATGTGCACTGACTTTTTTTGTTGCCTCTTTCTCGCCCACCCTGCAGAACCGAGCTGGAAAAACATGGTTACAAGATGGAGACGTCATAGTGACTGACAGGCCTGTCACTGTTTGATATGGACATTCATATTGGAAATCTAGTGGACATCACACATCCTGTGTGTACTTTTTTCCAAAGTGAACCTTTTTTCTGTATTTGTGTCTAAAATGTAAATCTTAGTAAATAATTTGGAGGAAAAATGTCTttcatgtttcaatgtttctTTCATCTACTTTCGTGGCTTTACATATGAATTTTCATTGGAGttttaatgataataaacaAGCGTTTTTCAGAATAAAGGGGTGACAACATGACAACGTGCATATTCGATGAGTAAATTTATAGCACTGTGCTATCCTCCTTTTATTAAGAATGAATACCGCGGTGAGGGAAAATGGGACAAGTTGAGCCAAGACTGATAGTTTTCTTCATCAGAACGGTTTGAGAAAGTGAATCAGGATAAGAGTTGGGTTCAGTTTAAAAAATCTGGGTgaaatatgttgtgttttaatgaACACAGTGATTGAGTCTTATTAACTAAAGGGCCATAAGCCTGTTTCTGTAGTTTGAACTTCAAAATCTCACCACTCTTTGTTGCCAATTGCTATTCATGTTCTAGGACAGAACCCACTGCCCACAGAGAGGTTGTTGGTGAGCGCAGAAAAAGTTGTCTCggataattttttttgtttgttttacattgatATTCAATTCCTGCTAGTGTTGGGTTTtatcatttaaagaaaaaaaatgcttttctcACAATTTCCCTGTGACATTAAACACCAAGGTCCGGTGAGTTTCTGAATCTATGTCCAAGTCATATTTGTGGATTTTATTGACCAGTCATGTTAAAACAGCTACATCTGCAACAAAGTCAGataaatatctatttttatcatttaaatattttagcaCCAATAGCATGGTGTTGCCTTATTCAAATGCCAGTTTCAAgctaaaacatttgttttggtttaaaCAAGATTAAGAGTGAGAAATGGGAAGTCTTAAAATCAAATGTGTGATTGTTCCATTTCTAAAATTGCTGGATTTACTGTGGGAAAGTATCAGAGTATAATGTTTAGCAATGCAGTCCATACTTTGTCTGCTTATGTCAGTGCCGACAATTGAGTTCCAGCAGTGACACTGATTGTTCTGTTGTGCAACCGTGCAGCTTTATATTTGACTATTATGAAATTTAGAGGCAAACATTCATTTAACGTGGCGCAGAGCCACGTTTTCCCTTGTTCATGATCTGACCATCATCACGGCTTGATACATGCAGTGGCCTGAACGATGCACGCTGCCTTCTGAATAAACGCTTCATCAATGTTAGTCACGTTTGTGTACGGCGTGACTCAGACCGATTCCAGCGCGACGCTTCTCGTTGTTTGGGTCGGCATAGATTTAGCGCGTCACTCGAGTGTTTACTGAAATTAGTAGATctctttgttgtgtttattaaatCTCAACATCACAAGTCGGAGCCTAAGCTGTTGAAAGGATGTTTGTGAAAGACTGGGAGTGTGTGCAATGCAAACAAGTGTTTGTGCTACATGCTACACACATGCTTCCTCTGCTGTATAACAGCCCCCTGCCCCTTTCAGCTCCTGACTCCCTGAAGGAGAGATTATCCACTGCCGTGTTTGTCAGAGCAGGCGGGGGGTCTCAGCATGGGGGAACGTAGCCAGCCTTGCCTGGGCCTGCCCCTCCTGCCAGCCAGGCCCGTCTTTTCCGCTCCGCTCAGCGGGGACTCTGGTACTGAACCAGAGGCCAATTTATTCCTGCCAAACTCCCCCGCTAGAGTGATTTCTCCGTGTTTTGTCGACTCCAAGTCCCGGGGTCCGGATGAGGTGAAATAGATGCCAGTGAGACTGGAGCTTTGAGAGAATCGTTCACCCTCAAAACAACAGCCGGCAGCCTCCTGGAGTGGAAACTAGCCTAAATACATTTACTCTGCATTCACACGCAGCCGAAACACGTCTGATACGCCATTTCCCCGTCTTTACGGGGCTTTAATGTTTGCTTTTAGTGGCAAATCACCACTTTTTGATAAAGCAACGTGAAAGGAGAGTCGTCATTCCGACTccacaaaaaaatatacaacCAAAATATGAGACATATTTCATTTGGATCTTAAAAGTATATTGattcttcttttgttccatcacATCATCACGTTCATTTTAAGTGTAGTATGTGTGTTGAAAACACATGACCGGTATTGACTACAAAATAGAGcatatttttaaattcttttattattgtttaacaaaatctaaaaacattgcagaaatttaaaaaagagaGGTTAATATAACCAAGTAACAATTTTATTAATGTTTATGGAACGTGTGCAGATGTGTCCTGACAGTTTGAGGCTGTAGTTTTGTTCACTTGAACACACATCTTTAACACAAAAACTTACAAAATAATGAAGCTAATGTTgccattggctgctgtgacacgtggaatttccccactgtgggggacaaataaaggacatcaaatctaaacactTTATTAGAGAGAAGTCCAATATTTAATCTGCCTCATATTCTTGATCAGTTACCAATAGCAAGTCATcttatcctcaaattgaagatCTCATTCGGTGATTATTAAATGAAATCCATATCTCAGAATTTGTGTCACATCAGGTGCTAAACACAGTGTCTCCCAGAATAAAGGTCTGGATGGATGGTTTGGAGGCTGAGGAGTCACTGCAGCGAGAGAATCAGTGAGTGAGAgcagcagaaggctgccttttttgtttgtgctgAGAGCGTGACATTGGTGTGGGGGCCACGATGGGCCCTCAATATTCACCTGGCCATGTCATTACAGGCTGCCTCAGGCTCCTTTATTTTCACCATAATACGGTTTATTATTTCTGGATCTTGTTTGTGATTGAGCTTGGACACTCGCTATGCTTTAGctgtgttttcagctttagGCAGAAGTAAGACCTGACAGTCGTGGTGAAGTAAACAAGATGAACCATAAAGGGGAGGGAAGGCTGGACTCCACATGATCTGCTGTAATAGtggaaaaatgtaaacagaaatGAGACTTTATGCTGTGGACCTTTCTATTGGTAAATGATCGTTCTGTGTCTGGGTGGCCACACACTGCATACAGATTAATATTGATTAAACCTTTGCAGCAGTAGCCGATTTACATTTGACAGCTTTATTCACCGCGTTGTGTTTATGGATTCATATGCTGTTTACTTAAACTGCTATAGTTGTCTCACTTTTATAGTGCAGGGTGGGTAACACTTTTTGTAAGTCTGCAAATAACAAGAAATATATTTGTGGAAAAGCTACGACTCGAGCCGACGCAGATCAGAAACACCAGGACTCGGTGATTGAAGGAGCTGAGAATATTCCGCCGGGGTTTTATATTGGGAGATAGCAGCTGCATTGTTCCGAGGGTGACAGCATAGTGGGCGAGGGCCCCCGCTGAGCCCACTCTGCAGACGCTCCCCAGCCTTCCAGGATCTATTTTCCTGCCACCGCCGCAGACATCGGCGGCTACTGTGCCTGTTCCAGCTCCATCcccgctgctgctcctctctcctgtccAATCTGGGGGCCATGGCGAGGAGATGGAGCGGCCTCTGCACAGCCAGGAAGCCCACAGCTGCTGCTCTAATAGCTGTAATTGCACGTTTCTTTTGTCGAGCTGAAATCAGCCACACGGCTACAATGCTACCGCTAACCCCCCCACCAAAAAACCTCCCAAGTAAAGACGGCGGAGATGGagttaatataaaaaaaaaagactctctGGGTATCAGTGGGAGTGCCAGGCCCTCCGCAGCACACCCCACACCTGCACACTCCACCCCCGCTAAAGTAAACACAGATAATAAGCTATAATTACTTTAGAAAATAATAACGAGTGGCGACCCTTCagaccccctcctcccccggtGACAAAGGACGTTCTGTTTGTTGTGGGGGGTGAGAGAGACTGCGAGGATGCTGGCGAGTGCTTTATCAAAAGACCTAAGGGCCACACTGAGGGTCCCTTATAGGAAGACGGCCTTTTAAGTCTCCTCCATGTAACTACCTCTATTAAGCACTGTGAAGTGACCACAGGCTCCTTCTCACACGTCCACTCAGCTGCTCCCAAATGATCTGCTGTCTCCTTAAATggtcccctccctccctcctcgctCCACCTCACACATGCATGATGGAACCTTGCTTTAAGCCGTACGTTTGTTCGGAATATCATGTCAACAATTCACTTTGGATCATCGTGCGGCATAGTTTTCCTGAGGCTTCTGTGTAGTGACTGATGTGATGCTGTCTTTCATCTTGTCGAGTGTTGACAAGCAAAAACACTTTGAGTGAAcctggaaatgtgtttttgtctacATGTGAATCTCCACTGTTTATGCCAGAATGAAAACTGGTGAATGTGTATAAACAGGTCTACGGTTGATGAAAAAGCCAAGCGAGTCATTGACCACAACAAAACCATGTAGTTTGAAGTACATATGAAACGTCTTTGCTGGATAAATAAGTGCAAATAACTAGAGACAAATCTGACTTGAAGCCTGaagactgtttttccaaaaactAAATCTTATATATCTTATGTATACACAGGCAAAATTGACATTGAACTCAGCATTGACAGTAAATGAGAAACAGAATTGTACTACTGCTAACACTACAACTACtgctataataataatctgtatCATCATGATCACAATaactatataataatatagttattatataataatactattatataataatactaTGTAATAttccacaacaacacaaaagagAATCGACAATCCACTAACATCACTATAAACTATCCAAAACATAAATTATTTACAGATTTCACTCTATAAACATCTTCAATAGATGGGGAAATGATATTACAAACCAGAGCATGAGATAATGCCTCAAAtacatgaaatcatttttgataatttcacttcaattaattattttaaataagttCTGATAAGATTGTCTGTCACTCTAAGTAATAGAGGATTCTATAAATTCTATAAAGGACAATAATACTGACCTTCGCTACTAACATGCTGGGGAAAAGCTAAATATTAAGTATTGCTCCTTTAATGTACTGAGAATAGGATTCATAATCTTGactgtaaaaatgaaatttaatgaGACAGGAAAATATTGAGTGCGCCCTTGAAGTTGAGtcacaagaaaagaaaatgtaatgtaCATTTAAACAATACTAATATAACCAACAATATGAACTCTGGTGTCTAGAATCACAAGaaagtaagaaaataaaatgaatgcttGAATGAGCCAAAAACCTACCTATGTAGCACAACAGCCACTAcgtcatatttcattttagaaCATGAAGTCATGCGTGATTCAGGCTGAGCCAGTTCTTAATCATGAAAAGCTAGATGTGCATTATTCAGCCATaatattatgaccacctgtctaATAAAGTGCAAGTTATCCTTCCTGGTCTGCAGGTCCTGTGTAAACTAACCAAAGATCCTCAGGTAGCTGATGAAGTTCTCAGTGGTCCTGACAGAGAGGAGCAACTGCAGCATAGTGTGAGATGAAAGATGCTCAGAACCCTCAGGTATTCTCAAAAGTGACTAGAAGGGACAAATGCTCGATAGCATTTGGCTGCTTTAATAGACAGCTGTGAGtgaaacaatatatatttttagaccATTATCTTTGTTTTCCAGAGCATTGTGTTTGAACCCGCGGTTGAAAATGGGTGCAGATATCAACCACAGATGCAATAGCTGGATTGCGTTTCATGCCACTGCTCTGTACTGCCGACGTGTTATTTCTCTCTGAAACACCCGAGTTGAGCTGAAAATAAGTCGAAAGTCATCGGAGCATGTGAACATGACACTGGAGAGCTGAGACGGTATTGGATCTCGGCGGTGCCTCACCGTCACTTAGCCCTGTCCAAAATCTAACCTGATCTGACATGTTGGCACACGGTCAGAAACAGATGGGTATGTTTCAGTTTAACACCGTCCCCGGTGGTGGAGTCACTAAGAAAACACCAGACTTGGGTTTGATGTCAGGAGACATCACGGCCGCTACGTTCCAGCCGTGCAATTTATGACAAGACCCATCTCGCCGGAGTTTGACGGATGAATTTATAATTTCATACAGGCCAAACCAAAAACACAGGGAATCTGTGCAGCAGACAGCTGTGACGTGTGTATTAAAGACCTTCAGGCAATAGCAACAGGAGTAGTCACACAGTACAGAAACACCTTTCAAAACAGGATAGGAAACGATCAAATGTAACCCCTCTTATGGAGTTACCTCGGTGTCTTCACCAAGAATTATGACAAAAAGAGTAACAGGAAGGCTGTAGACTTGTTTGACAAACTAGCAAAGTCTGACACGACTGTTATTTGGGGGGAAATGACTCATTATACCAcatgaaagttaaaaaaaatgaataattgaaaataCCAAACTGAGCTGCTTCCTCACCAAATATGACGCAACAGTGGCTTTAGCTCCCCACAGCCCTGAATAGCTGGGACCTGCTCCAGTCAGTGAATGTATTGATGCTGTATtaaaactttgtttttaatgtgtaaaacatttgaatatttatatataatatatatatatatatacacaacctGTACTGTGTGTAAAAGTGTTTGAGGGTATAATCTCTCTCCCATTCCGACAAAATCCCCACGATCAATACAGATACAAACATCCAACTATTCTTTTCTCCCACCTGCTTTGATTTCCGCTGCCGCGTTTGCTTCTTAGCTTGACAGAGCATTCTCTATTCTATTTCCAACAGCTAGCTTGCCCatcaattttcattttgatcAATAAGTTaacctgagtttttttttaaaacacatgcAACTTGAAAATGTAAAGGTGTAAGAGGTGTACTTTCAGAGAAGTAGTGAGTGATGGGAGTAGATTCATGACAGCTCCATGTGGCGACAGAGTGGATTGCATTCTGCCCACTGCTGACACTTTACCTTCTCTCAAGTATCGTCAATAATACTCTATTTCTAGCTCCATAACTTTGATAGAAACATGCCCTCAAATGTTGCCCAGACTCAAGGTACAGGTGtccaccatctgcttgtgtagagtagtaactacatcaagCTTCATATGTGCAGCTGGGCTTCATTAAACACTGCGATTGTGCGACGATGGTGCTAATAGCGTTGAGTCATTAGAGGCTTCTCCACTGCATAAAATGGGACGATGAAAATATGACCAAATGGAAGTCAGCTTGTAGGCTGGTAGTGCTCTAGTCAAGAACAAGACCAGAGCAGAGAGAGACCCAGACTCTGGGTGCCTGAGGCAGAgtcaaaaccaaactgaaaggAGAAGCAAGTTTCGTAAAGACACTGACTTGtgatgttttcaaaatgaaatgcttttgttgGAACAAAGAAGTTGTTTGCtctggattcagtttggtctctgtcaTGGTGTCGACTCCGGTTTGATGGTCTCAACTACAACAACACTAACAGGAAGTGCCCATTCTCAGCAGTTTTCTAGGTCAACATCACACTAAGACAGTCCTCCTCAAATAGTAGTGCGAGGCCACCTGGGGGGGCTTGGAGCGATGCCCAGGAGCATGTGACctcggaacatactttttttttaccgtaCTAGAatgaagtgtaattgcacacccactcatgatttttcttttttagtatCAAGCAAAATTGATGCACTTGAAGTCTTTTCAGTTGAAGACAAaaacctcttcttctttctctttgggcttctcccttcatgggtcgccacagcggatcatcttcctccatctcagcctgtcctctgcttcctcttctctcaaacctacaaacctcatgtcctccttcaccacctccataaacctcctctttgtccttcctctccaccttctgcctggcaggttcaacctcaacatcttcatctaccaatgtatggctctctctcctctgtacaaaacaatgttgataaagttattctttattgtaagctGCTCTACATTACTTTCTTTATTcttgtctttaatgttaacagggatacaatgttatgcagaggtgtacttgtaATAGCTTTGTAGACAAATGACTACTAACAGAGACGGCGGAGAGTCGGGGCGGCGTGAAACGTTTGCTTCTTCCTGGGGGGAACAACAGAAAAAACTGAGAAGCACTGCACTAAGAGCAGGAGGCAGAAGTATGTGACTGAGACCCTCATTTGCCCTTTGGAACCTAAACATGCTCCGCAATAATCTGTTCAGGAAAGTCAGTGGTTTGGGGTAAttcaggttttgttttgtcaaacaCTTCAGTACCTGCGGTCCACCTTTGTTTGTGGCACTTCCCCAGAGCACTGGACAATGAGGGGCAGACATTAACACCAGGGGTCAGTCTGGAGAGAAGTGACAGGAGGGATGAAGCACACTTGACGTTCTGATGATCTCCAGTGAATTATCGGCCTCCGATGATTGTAATAAACTATCTCTGGCGTTCTCTGTGTGAAACCTGATGACAGCCCAACGTTTCAGCTCCAGTTGCTTACGTTACTGGGATCCAAACCGCAGATGACTTCAGATTAGGAAACGGATTGCTCCGCATTTTCAACTCCACTTTGACATTGCTAATGAGGCTAACTGTTAGCAGGCAACAGACTTTTTCTCATTCGTCTTCTGAGGGCTCATGCAAAGTATTTGTCAAATGTCGTGGAGTTTAGCGACAAATAAAGTCACCTCCAGCACTTTGACATCAGACAACACTTAACCGAGCTCAGTCTAATCTGCC
This window contains:
- the sem1 gene encoding 26S proteasome complex subunit SEM1, with product MSEKKNTVDLGLLEEDDEFEEFPAEDWTGLDEDEDAHVWEDNWDDDNVEDDFSNQLRTELEKHGYKMETS